In one window of Prevotella sp. E13-17 DNA:
- a CDS encoding two-component regulator propeller domain-containing protein — protein sequence MRRLILLLTIASVAVCAQPLVPRAAYNQPILFSHLTTGNGLLQSHITCILQDRRGLIWFGTRNGLYRYNGYDFQPFLRNINDSTSLPDNFIRSLCQDRQGRIWIGTDKGVCRYRTESNDFLRYGGMTGQVHSIVQHADGNIYCSSGILYVIDTSRQQLVAVTMPDGQTVIKGANVLAADRNALLWVGGRQGLHAYRPQGKSRLTEVSLRNAEERLDTDFITALYCDDHDHIWAGKNGRDLISYDQSTGAVSHYETGTPMNNNVVRAIDADRQGRIWVGTERGLVIISPDGHTEALRQDYANPFSLSDNAVYSILCDNDDNVWIGTYFGGVNLYSSASTRIKYYAPGNQPGQLGGKAVRQMAEEPPQRLWIATEDGGLNLLDRTSDNISRVNISGMSSDNIHSLIIDNHRNLWIGTFMGGLTRYNLDTHDAYTYDRHNSPLAENNIFALCTDRDSDLWIGTTNGLYHYDNASQQIEPIHQQPLDHAFVFHLDSDKDGIVWVGTRYNGLISYDKTTGTTHHYKAGSAPGQITDGYITTLLVTRSGQLWVGTNNGGLFLKKENASFESMIRSGVLAELCIYGLTESADGNLWITAGKSIYRLDPESRTATMLSEGDDLPTGHFNYTSALCDSQGTLWFGAVDGLVSFRPEQVMSEPTFPPVQFLPLTLDADKECDIDALDCITLSYDEAATIGIAFAAIQPAHTQGIVYEVKMEGLGSEWQYVGTQRKLYYSHLPSGRYVFSVRASSTRGVFSDSNIRSITIIIRPPFYATWWAYTAYALLLGAFLWWLFRHYRRRQHEKRMAYEMRIEKEKLEKLDQMKQAFFTDISHEFKTPLSLIIAPARKLLHEVKSGKSKENIETILKGAGTMQSLLDELVEAGGLRDIHQQLKMVYGNPLALVNDVSSRFQPLADEKGMVYNIEIEDWEAEGSYSPEAVEKIVANLLSNAFKFTPQGGTVELSATLSPHGELCITVSDTGIGMDEETVTHIFEKFYQANADGNKSQGWGVGLAVTKGLVEAHGGMITVESEPGRGSVFTATLQMQPAASALKNADDEKTVVATTGDEVEPQHTDEGLSTVLLVEDNPDMLRFLTSIFEGEFQLFTANDGQQALDQIRAAHLPDIIVSDVMMPRLSGTELCRAVKSDILTAHIPVILLTAKGGTLATREGYELGADAYIEKPFDPAVLLLQVKNTLKTRDNNRRLFNESSTLDISVMANNRYDEKLLRDIRSIVEENIGNSDFCVNDVCMGVGVSRTKLHVKLKSLINMSIGEYIRETRVRKAKELLLAGHTPTDTAYATGFSDPNYFAKCFKKSTGQLPREFVAQQQAKKNEDTGEK from the coding sequence ATGCGACGACTGATCCTTCTGCTTACCATAGCCTCAGTGGCTGTATGTGCCCAACCCTTAGTTCCGCGTGCAGCCTACAATCAGCCCATTCTGTTTTCGCATCTCACCACGGGCAACGGACTGCTGCAAAGCCATATCACCTGCATCCTGCAAGACCGCCGCGGACTCATCTGGTTTGGCACCCGCAACGGACTCTACCGTTACAACGGCTACGACTTCCAGCCATTCCTGCGCAACATCAACGACAGCACGTCGCTGCCCGACAACTTCATCCGCTCACTCTGTCAGGACCGTCAGGGCCGCATCTGGATAGGCACCGACAAGGGCGTGTGCCGCTACCGTACCGAAAGCAACGATTTCCTGCGCTATGGCGGCATGACAGGACAGGTACATTCCATCGTTCAGCATGCCGACGGCAATATCTACTGCTCGTCGGGAATTCTCTACGTCATCGACACCAGCCGACAGCAGCTCGTAGCAGTCACCATGCCCGACGGGCAGACAGTCATCAAAGGAGCTAATGTGCTGGCTGCCGACCGCAACGCACTGCTATGGGTAGGGGGGCGCCAGGGACTGCATGCCTACAGGCCGCAAGGCAAGAGCCGGCTGACCGAGGTGTCGCTCAGGAATGCCGAGGAAAGACTCGACACCGACTTCATCACCGCACTCTACTGCGATGACCACGATCATATATGGGCAGGAAAGAACGGACGCGACCTGATAAGCTACGACCAGTCCACTGGAGCCGTCAGCCACTACGAGACAGGTACGCCCATGAACAACAATGTAGTGCGTGCCATAGATGCCGACCGTCAGGGACGCATCTGGGTGGGCACCGAGCGCGGCCTTGTCATCATCAGTCCCGACGGACATACCGAGGCCCTCAGACAAGACTATGCCAACCCCTTCTCGCTGAGCGACAACGCCGTCTACTCCATTCTGTGCGACAACGATGACAACGTGTGGATAGGCACCTACTTCGGAGGCGTAAACCTTTATAGCAGTGCATCGACACGCATCAAGTACTATGCTCCGGGTAACCAACCTGGACAGTTGGGAGGAAAAGCCGTCAGACAAATGGCCGAAGAACCACCCCAACGGCTGTGGATAGCCACCGAGGACGGCGGACTCAACCTGCTGGACCGCACCAGCGACAATATCAGCCGCGTCAACATCAGTGGCATGTCGTCGGACAACATCCACTCGCTGATTATCGACAACCACCGCAACCTATGGATAGGAACGTTCATGGGCGGACTGACACGCTACAATCTTGACACCCATGATGCCTATACCTACGACAGGCACAACTCACCACTGGCAGAGAACAACATCTTTGCCCTCTGCACCGATCGCGACAGCGACCTGTGGATAGGAACCACCAACGGACTCTATCATTACGACAACGCATCGCAGCAGATAGAACCCATACACCAGCAGCCCCTCGACCATGCCTTCGTCTTCCACCTGGACAGCGACAAGGACGGCATCGTATGGGTTGGCACGCGATACAACGGACTCATCAGCTACGACAAGACGACGGGAACAACCCACCACTACAAGGCAGGATCTGCCCCGGGACAGATCACCGACGGCTACATCACCACACTTCTCGTCACACGTAGCGGACAGCTCTGGGTAGGTACCAACAACGGCGGACTCTTTCTCAAAAAGGAGAACGCCTCCTTCGAGTCCATGATACGCAGCGGCGTGCTGGCCGAACTGTGCATCTACGGCCTCACCGAGTCGGCTGACGGGAACCTGTGGATAACGGCTGGTAAGAGCATCTATCGGCTCGATCCCGAAAGTCGGACGGCAACCATGCTCAGCGAAGGCGACGACCTGCCCACAGGCCATTTCAACTACACCTCCGCGCTCTGTGACTCACAGGGCACGCTCTGGTTCGGAGCGGTTGACGGACTCGTGTCCTTCCGGCCAGAGCAAGTGATGTCCGAGCCTACCTTTCCACCAGTACAGTTCCTGCCACTGACACTCGACGCCGACAAGGAGTGCGACATAGATGCGCTCGATTGCATCACGCTCAGTTACGACGAGGCCGCCACCATCGGCATAGCTTTCGCGGCCATACAGCCTGCCCATACGCAGGGAATTGTCTATGAAGTGAAGATGGAAGGCCTGGGCAGCGAATGGCAGTACGTAGGCACCCAACGTAAGCTATACTATTCGCACCTCCCCTCGGGGCGTTATGTCTTTTCTGTTCGCGCCTCTTCTACACGCGGCGTCTTCTCTGATAGTAACATACGCTCTATTACCATCATCATCCGTCCGCCGTTCTATGCAACATGGTGGGCTTACACGGCCTACGCCCTCCTCCTCGGTGCCTTCCTCTGGTGGCTCTTCCGACACTATCGCCGCCGACAGCATGAAAAACGCATGGCCTATGAGATGCGTATCGAAAAAGAGAAACTGGAAAAGCTGGATCAGATGAAGCAGGCTTTCTTCACCGATATCTCGCACGAGTTCAAGACACCTCTCTCGCTCATTATTGCCCCTGCCCGCAAGCTGCTCCATGAAGTGAAAAGCGGAAAGTCAAAAGAGAACATTGAAACCATTCTGAAAGGCGCCGGCACCATGCAGTCGCTGCTCGACGAGCTGGTCGAGGCAGGAGGGCTGCGCGACATCCACCAACAGCTGAAGATGGTGTATGGCAATCCCCTTGCCCTTGTCAACGATGTGTCGAGCCGTTTCCAGCCCCTTGCCGACGAGAAGGGTATGGTTTACAACATTGAGATAGAGGACTGGGAGGCAGAAGGTTCCTATTCGCCCGAGGCAGTAGAGAAAATCGTAGCCAACCTGCTGTCCAATGCCTTCAAGTTCACACCACAGGGCGGTACTGTAGAGCTGTCTGCCACACTGAGTCCTCATGGCGAACTATGTATCACTGTCAGCGATACAGGCATAGGTATGGACGAGGAAACCGTGACACATATTTTCGAGAAATTCTACCAAGCCAATGCCGACGGCAACAAGTCACAGGGATGGGGCGTCGGCCTGGCCGTGACCAAAGGTCTGGTTGAAGCCCATGGAGGTATGATAACCGTGGAATCGGAACCTGGACGCGGGTCCGTATTCACCGCTACGTTGCAGATGCAACCTGCAGCCTCAGCCCTAAAGAATGCTGATGACGAGAAAACTGTGGTAGCGACAACTGGTGACGAGGTAGAGCCCCAGCACACTGATGAGGGACTCAGCACCGTGCTCTTGGTCGAGGACAACCCTGACATGCTGCGGTTCCTCACCAGCATCTTTGAAGGAGAATTCCAGTTGTTCACTGCCAATGACGGACAGCAGGCTCTCGACCAGATCAGGGCCGCTCATCTGCCAGATATCATCGTCAGTGATGTGATGATGCCTCGTCTCAGCGGTACCGAGCTGTGCCGTGCCGTAAAGAGCGATATACTGACGGCCCACATCCCCGTCATACTGCTGACGGCCAAGGGCGGCACCCTGGCCACACGCGAAGGCTATGAGCTGGGGGCCGATGCCTACATAGAGAAACCCTTCGACCCCGCCGTCCTACTGCTGCAGGTGAAGAACACCCTGAAGACGCGCGACAACAACCGCCGACTGTTCAACGAGTCGTCGACACTCGACATCAGCGTGATGGCCAACAACCGCTATGACGAGAAGCTGCTGCGCGATATCCGCAGTATCGTTGAGGAGAATATCGGTAACAGCGACTTCTGTGTGAACGATGTGTGCATGGGGGTGGGCGTGAGCCGTACGAAGCTGCATGTGAAACTGAAGAGTCTGATCAATATGTCTATTGGCGAATATATCCGTGAGACGCGTGTCAGGAAGGCGAAGGAGCTGCTACTTGCAGGACATACGCCCACCGACACTGCCTATGCCACGGGATTCTCAGACCCCAACTACTTTGCCAAGTGTTTCAAGAAGTCGACGGGACAGCTTCCACGTGAGTTCGTGGCCCAGCAACAGGCGAAAAAAAATGAAGACACAGGCGAAAAGTAG
- a CDS encoding family 43 glycosylhydrolase yields the protein MNLRTIIWPVVAAGMTILTATAQQGFVNPVHNMRDGCVERHRGYFYIMGEETKGTISRSKDMVSWSNPVKAVTTDGATWLNDPQWTQAYTYKQVQAGDLIYRNGVWHSYFNGIGHCYCDEPQGNYKEQTLMEPFDDYGIDVQVFQDEDGEIYWVKKRNPTDPHPMTRAASNIDGPEVWAFRMNSPFSRWDITEGRVQMTHQRGHPTSLNHINFEGPELARYHDKYYIFYAVNRMGPRSGMYQVGCAISDQPMNFNNSKKLPHPVITRNTEQQLIDYKPIAPTAEHGGWDARYTMSQPSGSWTSADYDDSSWKQGQGGFGYQEFDLFSGTTMTNARVRARKTFWKTTNIYIRRTFTLDEVPSHMGMKLWVNGTATFYINGHDFKVTSSNNTYSVRMIDPSWLKPGENIVAVAGVSSNTSNTSQQLIDFGFYDTGDEDMYPVMIGPAQPNFTAGPNGFERWMVYKSYIEGQQKQSIDRIHFYGQEPVVESTVKGSAGYHPAPAQPTMINYLDYALYYPFRFLGGSEWKVVDKVMAPTAATGGELLLRKPAEANYRFEVPLRLQGSNDWGGAYAYYKDEQNWVRVEIGREGKWRLTNSIDGTVTTAEKPLPAKFRFLEDHPLVAGYAEPWHTLTIYKNVDRLHVMLDEFNLTIGGDAVIGHSGAGTVGLVASSPTVSFDAIQYTAGWDEWNSHVLGWTPQGGTWTVDDGGLSQQSTEAVEALALKGDPAWNYEFSAYMTTDGLATAGEAGFYPVYVDGQNYVRATINYGKKALDITSCEQGIVTSQQTVPLNHKTMRQYSFSTSSAYPTNSYIYELRNETEVSGIDVLWLEGPYPYLNQTFDLPTKVIVMAREGSSWKQVEATLQGEPKLGVMNTYTFAPVKTSAVRLYLTPKSGTHARPFCIYVHEDVAAGYHLRARRERDGVRIMVDGQLMATVQGNWQPSVPALATKGLAAHFNNMLCYQTGGVRVESISIAETGCTVGKSQQLKATILPADATNTMLSWVSSNPDVLSVDDNGIITRHAEGAVTITAHAADGGSAKGSVVVGDATKVESVMTVPTWHKRALIYNLAGQRTAKRKGLFIIDGKKNIIK from the coding sequence ATGAACTTGCGAACAATTATCTGGCCAGTGGTCGCGGCTGGCATGACAATACTGACCGCGACGGCCCAGCAGGGCTTTGTCAATCCCGTGCATAACATGCGTGACGGCTGCGTAGAACGTCATCGTGGCTATTTCTATATCATGGGTGAAGAGACGAAGGGCACCATCTCCAGATCAAAGGACATGGTGTCATGGTCCAATCCTGTGAAAGCGGTAACCACAGACGGTGCCACATGGCTGAACGACCCGCAGTGGACGCAGGCATATACTTATAAACAGGTGCAGGCGGGCGATCTGATCTACCGTAATGGTGTATGGCACAGCTACTTCAACGGCATTGGCCATTGCTACTGCGACGAACCGCAGGGCAACTATAAAGAGCAAACGCTGATGGAGCCCTTCGACGACTACGGCATTGATGTGCAGGTATTCCAGGACGAAGACGGTGAGATATACTGGGTGAAGAAGCGCAACCCTACCGACCCGCATCCCATGACACGTGCTGCCAGCAATATTGACGGGCCTGAGGTGTGGGCTTTCCGCATGAACTCGCCTTTCTCGCGCTGGGACATCACCGAGGGCAGAGTGCAGATGACTCACCAGCGCGGACACCCCACCAGCCTGAATCATATCAACTTCGAGGGTCCGGAGTTAGCGCGCTACCATGACAAATACTATATATTCTATGCTGTGAACCGCATGGGACCACGCTCGGGCATGTACCAGGTGGGGTGCGCCATCAGCGACCAGCCCATGAACTTCAACAACTCGAAGAAGCTGCCACATCCGGTGATCACCCGCAACACCGAACAGCAGCTCATTGACTATAAGCCCATCGCCCCTACGGCCGAGCATGGCGGTTGGGATGCACGGTACACCATGAGTCAGCCTTCGGGCAGCTGGACATCCGCCGACTATGACGACTCGTCATGGAAGCAAGGTCAGGGCGGTTTCGGCTATCAGGAGTTTGATTTATTTTCCGGAACGACGATGACCAATGCCAGGGTGCGTGCCCGCAAGACTTTCTGGAAGACCACCAATATCTACATACGGCGCACGTTCACACTCGATGAGGTGCCCTCGCACATGGGCATGAAACTGTGGGTGAACGGTACGGCGACCTTCTATATCAACGGTCACGACTTCAAGGTGACATCATCCAACAATACCTATTCCGTACGTATGATAGACCCGTCGTGGCTGAAGCCAGGAGAGAATATCGTGGCAGTGGCAGGTGTGAGTTCCAACACATCGAATACCAGCCAGCAGCTCATCGACTTCGGCTTCTACGACACGGGCGACGAGGATATGTATCCCGTGATGATCGGTCCGGCACAGCCCAACTTCACTGCCGGTCCCAACGGCTTTGAGCGGTGGATGGTTTACAAGTCTTATATCGAAGGGCAGCAGAAACAGAGTATCGATCGCATACACTTCTACGGCCAGGAACCCGTGGTGGAGTCTACAGTGAAAGGGTCGGCAGGCTACCATCCTGCACCGGCACAGCCCACCATGATCAACTATCTCGACTATGCGCTGTACTATCCGTTCCGTTTCCTGGGCGGATCGGAATGGAAGGTGGTCGATAAGGTGATGGCACCAACGGCTGCCACGGGCGGCGAGCTGCTGCTGCGAAAACCCGCCGAGGCCAACTACCGCTTCGAAGTGCCTCTGCGACTGCAGGGCAGCAACGACTGGGGCGGTGCCTATGCCTACTATAAGGATGAACAGAACTGGGTGCGCGTGGAGATAGGACGTGAAGGCAAGTGGCGACTGACCAACAGCATAGATGGAACAGTCACCACGGCTGAGAAGCCCCTGCCCGCCAAGTTCCGCTTCCTGGAAGACCACCCGTTGGTGGCTGGCTATGCCGAGCCATGGCACACACTGACCATATATAAAAACGTGGACCGGCTTCACGTGATGCTCGACGAGTTCAACCTGACCATTGGCGGCGATGCCGTGATAGGACACAGCGGCGCTGGAACAGTAGGACTGGTGGCCTCGTCGCCGACAGTGAGTTTTGATGCCATACAATATACAGCGGGCTGGGACGAATGGAACAGTCATGTGCTGGGCTGGACGCCCCAGGGTGGCACGTGGACAGTGGATGACGGCGGACTGTCGCAGCAGTCGACGGAAGCTGTCGAGGCCCTCGCACTGAAGGGCGACCCAGCATGGAACTATGAGTTCTCTGCCTATATGACTACCGACGGCCTGGCTACGGCTGGCGAGGCAGGCTTCTATCCTGTCTATGTCGATGGACAGAACTATGTGCGTGCTACCATCAATTACGGCAAGAAGGCACTGGACATCACATCGTGCGAACAGGGCATCGTGACCAGCCAGCAGACGGTTCCATTGAACCATAAGACCATGCGGCAGTATTCGTTCTCGACATCATCGGCCTATCCCACCAATTCGTACATCTACGAACTGCGTAATGAGACGGAGGTGTCGGGTATCGACGTGCTGTGGCTGGAAGGACCCTATCCCTACCTGAACCAGACATTCGACCTGCCCACAAAAGTGATTGTGATGGCAAGGGAAGGCAGTTCGTGGAAGCAAGTGGAGGCAACGCTGCAGGGCGAGCCGAAGCTGGGCGTGATGAACACCTACACGTTTGCACCGGTGAAGACCTCGGCAGTAAGACTGTACCTGACGCCCAAGTCGGGAACGCATGCACGTCCGTTCTGCATCTATGTACACGAAGACGTGGCAGCGGGCTATCACCTGAGGGCACGGCGTGAGCGCGACGGCGTGAGGATCATGGTTGACGGCCAGCTCATGGCCACGGTACAGGGCAACTGGCAGCCGTCGGTGCCCGCACTGGCAACGAAGGGCCTGGCCGCTCACTTCAACAACATGCTCTGCTACCAGACAGGGGGTGTCAGGGTGGAAAGCATCAGCATAGCCGAGACGGGGTGCACTGTAGGCAAAAGCCAGCAGCTGAAGGCCACCATCCTGCCTGCCGATGCCACTAACACGATGCTAAGCTGGGTAAGCAGCAACCCCGACGTGCTGTCAGTCGATGACAACGGCATCATCACCCGCCATGCCGAGGGGGCAGTTACCATCACTGCCCATGCTGCCGACGGTGGTTCGGCCAAGGGCAGCGTGGTCGTCGGCGATGCCACGAAGGTGGAGAGCGTGATGACTGTCCCCACTTGGCACAAGAGGGCACTGATCTACAATCTGGCAGGGCAGCGTACGGCGAAAAGAAAAGGGTTATTCATCATTGACGGGAAAAAAAACATTATAAAATGA
- a CDS encoding family 43 glycosylhydrolase: protein MTSKKTTLFFKTGMLAAMLMAWPAASAPTIGDAPYGQARTADRHTRLPLATEPVMDYWMRDTWMTLGPDGYYYMTGTTADPTRVFPGQTHCWDWNDGIYVFRSKDMKEWTPLGRVWSLDDDGTWQREAKVFGEDERYPKRSLNGDVMDNRFRAVWAPELHYLKSQKCWFIVACMNNSKTGGKGSFVLRSTTGGPEGPYVNIEANEEEPLFDNIDGSLFEDEDGTVYFIGHNHYIARMKADMSGLDEPLRRMQEIAYHPEPYIEGAFICKEGGRYHLVQAIWSHRLDDGTATYCPAVDDNRTRYSYDCIIASADNIYGPYGPRYNAITGGGHNNLFRDKQGQWWATIFFNPRGAQAKEYKQTCRPGVVPMKFRKGRFAIDYKRVTKKTQ, encoded by the coding sequence ATGACAAGCAAAAAGACAACGCTATTCTTCAAGACTGGCATGCTGGCCGCCATGCTCATGGCATGGCCTGCGGCCTCGGCACCGACCATCGGCGACGCCCCCTACGGACAGGCACGCACCGCCGACCGCCATACGCGCCTGCCACTGGCCACGGAGCCCGTGATGGACTACTGGATGCGCGACACATGGATGACGCTGGGCCCCGACGGCTACTACTACATGACGGGCACGACGGCCGACCCCACAAGGGTATTTCCCGGTCAGACTCACTGCTGGGACTGGAACGACGGCATCTACGTGTTCCGCTCTAAGGACATGAAGGAGTGGACACCGTTGGGCCGCGTGTGGTCGCTCGACGACGACGGCACCTGGCAGCGTGAAGCCAAGGTGTTTGGGGAGGACGAACGCTACCCAAAACGCTCGCTCAACGGCGACGTGATGGACAACCGCTTCCGAGCTGTGTGGGCACCCGAGCTGCACTACCTGAAAAGTCAGAAGTGCTGGTTCATCGTGGCCTGCATGAACAACTCGAAGACGGGCGGCAAGGGCTCGTTTGTGCTCAGGAGCACGACGGGCGGCCCCGAGGGTCCCTACGTGAACATCGAGGCCAACGAGGAGGAACCGCTGTTCGACAATATCGACGGCTCGCTGTTTGAAGATGAAGACGGAACGGTCTATTTCATAGGCCACAACCACTATATAGCCAGGATGAAAGCCGACATGTCGGGGCTGGACGAACCGCTGCGCAGGATGCAGGAGATAGCCTATCATCCTGAACCCTACATCGAAGGGGCCTTCATCTGCAAGGAAGGGGGACGCTATCACCTGGTGCAGGCTATATGGTCGCACCGTCTCGACGACGGGACGGCCACCTACTGCCCCGCAGTAGATGACAACCGCACCCGCTACAGCTACGACTGCATCATCGCATCGGCCGACAATATCTATGGTCCATACGGGCCCCGCTATAACGCCATCACCGGCGGCGGGCACAACAACCTGTTCCGCGACAAGCAGGGGCAGTGGTGGGCCACCATCTTCTTCAATCCACGGGGCGCTCAGGCCAAGGAGTACAAACAGACATGCCGACCGGGCGTGGTGCCTATGAAGTTCAGAAAGGGACGTTTCGCCATCGACTATAAGAGAGTAACGAAAAAAACACAATGA
- a CDS encoding alpha-L-arabinofuranosidase C-terminal domain-containing protein codes for MKTNKCFTAVVLTALMATGIQAQNHSVTITTAKAKKVSRMIYGWHYEEIGNIGEGGLYAEMVRNRGFEEANLPGGLVIENGQYKDVPNPGHPNKRVYQIDPLVGWVTTPLSNSPIRITCTDRHPLNDQNPHSMAVNVISNDLGRAAIHNQGYNGMAFKQGVACRLSFYARSEGYEGTVAFRLSDEEGRAVSEAKSFTIGKGQWTKYECELVPTKNIAAGMLTIVPSQRGRFQLDMVSMFPSDTYDGGRSVFRADVLQNLIDYRPHFLRFPGGCIVHGVNEETMYHWKKTIGDIAQRPGQWCKWEPHYRTDGLGYHEFYELCEYMGCDAMYVTPTGMACTEWVHRDDQRHFLHKETDVNYYINDLLDAIEYAIGPVDSRWGAERAKNGHPEPFPLKYVEIGNEDFGPVYYEKYHQIYSAVKQRYPQLRFIANSPLGTEGEKERFMDEFIDRSEVEIYDEHYYKDIPWAVKNFHKYDVYKRRGIDIFIGELGIQSNGVGGPSGRYPGSILAEGIFKMGLERNGDMNPIMADRPLMRNWESIDRNDMQPLILNSSTVSARTFNYYLCKMLRDNPVDQVFDVANSEGEQTLFVTAGRDLQRKQMVVKIINLSEQPQAFELKTDKNFKNRQTEVLTLTATPDQRVTPLTPDAVSTVTTTTTVSKGDKITLPGNAFVIYRISL; via the coding sequence ATGAAGACAAACAAATGTTTTACCGCCGTAGTGCTGACAGCACTAATGGCCACAGGCATCCAGGCCCAGAACCATAGTGTGACCATCACCACGGCAAAGGCAAAGAAGGTGTCGCGCATGATCTATGGCTGGCACTATGAGGAGATAGGCAACATCGGCGAGGGCGGACTCTATGCCGAGATGGTACGCAACCGTGGTTTCGAGGAAGCCAACCTCCCCGGAGGACTTGTCATCGAGAACGGACAGTATAAGGACGTGCCCAATCCTGGGCACCCCAACAAGCGCGTCTATCAGATAGACCCGCTGGTGGGATGGGTTACCACACCGCTGTCCAACAGTCCCATACGCATCACCTGCACCGACCGACACCCGCTGAACGACCAGAACCCGCACTCGATGGCTGTCAACGTCATCAGCAACGACCTGGGGCGTGCCGCCATCCACAACCAGGGCTACAACGGCATGGCTTTCAAGCAGGGCGTGGCCTGCCGCCTGTCGTTCTATGCCCGTAGCGAGGGCTACGAGGGTACCGTCGCCTTCCGACTCTCCGACGAGGAGGGACGGGCCGTGTCGGAAGCTAAGTCGTTCACCATCGGGAAAGGCCAATGGACGAAATACGAGTGTGAACTCGTGCCGACAAAGAACATTGCTGCCGGCATGCTCACCATCGTTCCCTCGCAGCGCGGACGCTTCCAGTTAGACATGGTGTCGATGTTCCCGTCGGACACCTACGACGGCGGACGCTCAGTGTTCCGTGCCGACGTGCTGCAGAACCTCATCGACTACCGTCCCCACTTCCTGCGCTTCCCTGGCGGTTGCATCGTCCATGGCGTTAACGAGGAGACGATGTACCACTGGAAGAAGACCATCGGCGACATAGCCCAGAGGCCTGGACAGTGGTGCAAGTGGGAGCCCCACTACCGTACCGACGGACTGGGCTACCATGAGTTCTACGAGCTATGCGAATACATGGGCTGCGATGCCATGTATGTCACCCCGACGGGCATGGCCTGCACGGAATGGGTGCACCGCGACGACCAGCGTCATTTCTTACACAAGGAGACCGACGTGAACTATTATATCAACGACCTGCTCGACGCCATCGAATATGCCATAGGGCCTGTCGACAGCCGATGGGGAGCCGAGCGCGCCAAGAACGGACATCCCGAACCCTTCCCGCTGAAGTATGTCGAGATAGGCAACGAGGACTTCGGTCCTGTCTATTACGAGAAGTACCACCAGATCTACTCGGCAGTGAAGCAGCGCTATCCCCAGCTGCGCTTCATCGCCAACAGCCCGCTGGGCACCGAGGGCGAGAAAGAGCGTTTCATGGATGAGTTCATAGACAGGAGCGAGGTGGAAATCTATGACGAGCACTACTACAAGGACATTCCATGGGCCGTGAAAAATTTCCATAAGTACGATGTATACAAGCGGCGCGGCATTGACATCTTCATCGGTGAGCTGGGCATACAGAGCAACGGCGTGGGCGGACCGTCGGGCCGCTACCCGGGCAGCATCCTGGCCGAGGGCATCTTCAAGATGGGACTGGAGCGCAACGGCGACATGAACCCCATCATGGCCGACCGCCCACTGATGCGCAACTGGGAATCCATAGACCGCAACGACATGCAGCCGCTGATACTCAACAGCAGCACGGTGAGCGCCCGCACGTTCAATTACTATCTGTGCAAGATGCTGCGTGACAACCCCGTTGACCAGGTATTCGACGTGGCCAACAGTGAGGGCGAACAGACGCTCTTCGTCACCGCAGGTCGCGACCTGCAGCGCAAGCAGATGGTGGTGAAGATCATCAATCTGAGCGAACAGCCTCAGGCGTTTGAACTGAAAACCGACAAGAACTTCAAGAATCGCCAGACGGAAGTTCTGACCCTCACTGCCACACCCGACCAGCGGGTGACACCGCTGACGCCCGATGCTGTCAGCACAGTCACTACGACAACTACTGTCAGCAAGGGTGATAAGATTACCCTGCCCGGCAACGCATTCGTCATCTACAGAATAAGCCTATGA